AAATAGTCTGGTTCAGTTAACTTAATCAAATAAAACATTGAACTCGTCGCTGTTTTTTGAATGTGTGCAAGAATTGTTGCTTTTGTTGAGTGGCAAGAAGCAGCAGGGCATCTATGTTTAAAAAGTGTTTTTTTTCGCCTCAGCAGCTACTTTATTTAAGTGACGGGAAAAAATAAAGTGTTCCAGAGAGTAATGTTCTATGTGCCAGGTGAGTTTTGTAGCTTTACTAAGTAACTAGTGCACTAGGGACTAAATTCCTACCATATTAGCTTCGCAGAGCTCGCCACAGTATAGCTGTAGGCTCGGTTCTTCGGAGCCTTTAGCCCGCTGACTTTACTTAAAAAAGTTTGCGTAGCTTTGGCTATGCGCACTTTTTGAAGTGCGTCAGCAAACAAAATACCCTCGAATAAATAGCGCATTTATTGAATCCCCAGTGCACTGGTAAAAGCCAACGACTATGAAAACATCCTAGACTTACTTAGTTATTTATTTGATCGTTTATCGGCATATCATTATATTGATGGTTTGCAAAATGCAATATACGAAGACCCTTTTGACAAATAGGCAAACAGATGAAAAAATGGCTTTTATGGTTGCCATTCCTTTGGATAGTACATACAAATGCAATTGGACAGGTAAAAATAAAAACGAAGGGGGACCCTTTGGTGTTCAACTATGCGCCAGACGGATACCAAACAGATGGGCAGGTATGGACAATGCAACAAGATGCCAGAGGGGTGATGTATATAGGCAATAATACTGGCATTATTGAATACGATGGCTTTCACTGGAGTTTACTAAAGTTGCCCAACTACTCGATAGTGAGAACTATGACAATAGACGAAAAGGGGCGCATTTATGTAGGTGGACAGGGCGAGTTTGGTTACATTGGTGCTGATTCGTTAGGGCGTACCTGTTACGTCTCTTTGTTGGATAAAGTCCCCCTCAAACATCGGTCTTTCAATGATGTATGGAAGGTGTTTAATACGCACCTGGGGGTGGTTTTTCAGACTACCCACAAAATATATGTGCTCAATAAGCAAAAAAAAATAGAAGTATATTTTCCCACCAAGAAAAATTTTCACCGAAGCTTTTATGTCAATCGCCAAATGTTGGTAAGCGAACCTGGAGTGGGTATGCTTGTACTGAAAAATAAGCGGATGCAGTTGATTGAAGGAGGGGAGCGGTTTGCCAATAATCGTGTGTATGTGGTACTGCCTTACGACGATGATCACTTGTTGTTTGTGACCCGTACTCAAGGTGTTTTTATTTACAATGGTAAAACATTTGAACCTTGGTTAACCGACTCAGAAGAGCTGAATAAGAAGAAAAATAACACCACTTATTGTGGGTTGCGTATAGGCACCAATTATTTTGCCATTGGTACGTTATTGTCAGGGGTCATTATTTTAGATAAGCAAGGCAAAGTATTGCAGCACATAAATAAGGGCAAAGGCTTGCAGGCAAATATAGTGCTTAGCCTGTATCTTGACAGAGAACACAGCTTGTGGACAGGACTGGAAAACGGCATTAGCCGGATTGAAATAGCCTCGCCTATCAGTTATTTTTATCAAAATCACGGCATCAGCGGGGTGATATATAACAGTGCTTTTTATGACAAACATCTTTATTTGGGTTCGTCCCAAGGTGTTTATTGTGCCCCTTGGAAACCAACGCTGAGTTTTTCGTTGCTACCGTCTACCCAAGATCAAGTATGGAGCTTTACAAAAGTTCCGCAAGGGGTAGTTGCCTCCAGTAATGGATATATATGGTTGATAGATAAAAATAAGGTAAAGCGGAAGTTGGCTGTGCCCAAGGCTAACTATTGGCAAGTAATTGCTTTGGCAGACAGTACGCATCTTTTGGCAGGTACCAGCAACACAGGGTTGGCTTTGTTAGATGCCAAAACGCTGGAGTTCAAGCATTTTCTTACTGGGTTTCAACAAGATTGCCGTTGGGTGATACAGGGTAAAAAAAGGGAAATATGGGTAAGTAATTCTTATAGTGATGGAGTGCATCGCCTTACATTGAATGATGACCTGACACGAGTAACAAAAGTAAGGACTTATGGTGTGGCAGACGGCTTGCCATTTGCCAACAGTAACCGAGTGTTTAAGATAAATGGCAAGATGCTGGTGGCTACAAAAAAAGGTGTTTATAAGTATAAAAACGATAAGTTTGAGCCTTACGAGACTTGGAACGACTATATTGAGGGTAGTTCCAAACAGGTATATTTTATCAAAGAAGATGCTAAAGGAAACGTATATATGTTGGTGAGCAATAATATGCTTAAAAATGCCCCCCTCGAATGCCTGGTAATGAAGAAACAAAGGAAGGGGTTTAAGGTAATCAGGCACCCATTTGCCCCTTTGTCTCCCTTGATTATAGATGCACTAGGCCCTGTGATAGAACCAGTGAGGGAGCACGAAATTTTCTTTTTGATTAAAGACGGCTTGGCGCATTATGACGCTACCCTACCCAAAAATTACTATCAAAAATTCAATACCCTTTTGTGCAATGTCAAGCTCACTGTACCCGAAGATTCTCTGTTGTATGGAGGTGGAGACATGAGGTTGCCAGCCAAGGTACGGAGCATTGGCCACACTTTCAATGCCTTACGGTTTAAGTATGCGGCTACTTTTTTTCAGGAAAGTGATAAAATAAAGTTTCAGTATTTCTTAGAGGGCTTTGACCAGGAGTGGAGCCAGTGGAGCAAAAATAATTACAAAGAGTATAATTATTTGCCAGAGGGAGAGTACACCTTCAGGGTAAGAGCCCGCAATATATATGATGTAATCGGTAAAGAAGCCAGTTATCGTTTTATTATACTGCCTCCCTGGTACCGTACCAAACTAGCTTATACACTTTATGTAGTATTGTCTATAGGGTTGGTTGTTTTGATAGCCCGAACCAATACCAAACGCCTGCGTAAACGCAATGATCAATTGGTACGCATGGTTGACAGAAGAACTGAGGAAGTAAGAGAACAAAAACGAGAAATAGAAGCCCAGCGTGATAACCTGATAGAGTTGAACCAAGAGGTAAATCAAAAAAATGAGGAAATTACTGCCCAAAACGAATCTTTAGAACTGAAAACCTATGAGTTAAAAGATGCTTTTGAAGAGATAAAACGTCAAAACAACGACATTACAGCGAGTATTGCTTATGCATATCGTATTCAGAAGGCTATGTTGCCCCTTAGTACCAACATCCGCAAGGCTTTTCCCCAGCATTTTATC
This window of the Microscilla marina ATCC 23134 genome carries:
- a CDS encoding SpoIIE family protein phosphatase, whose protein sequence is MKKWLLWLPFLWIVHTNAIGQVKIKTKGDPLVFNYAPDGYQTDGQVWTMQQDARGVMYIGNNTGIIEYDGFHWSLLKLPNYSIVRTMTIDEKGRIYVGGQGEFGYIGADSLGRTCYVSLLDKVPLKHRSFNDVWKVFNTHLGVVFQTTHKIYVLNKQKKIEVYFPTKKNFHRSFYVNRQMLVSEPGVGMLVLKNKRMQLIEGGERFANNRVYVVLPYDDDHLLFVTRTQGVFIYNGKTFEPWLTDSEELNKKKNNTTYCGLRIGTNYFAIGTLLSGVIILDKQGKVLQHINKGKGLQANIVLSLYLDREHSLWTGLENGISRIEIASPISYFYQNHGISGVIYNSAFYDKHLYLGSSQGVYCAPWKPTLSFSLLPSTQDQVWSFTKVPQGVVASSNGYIWLIDKNKVKRKLAVPKANYWQVIALADSTHLLAGTSNTGLALLDAKTLEFKHFLTGFQQDCRWVIQGKKREIWVSNSYSDGVHRLTLNDDLTRVTKVRTYGVADGLPFANSNRVFKINGKMLVATKKGVYKYKNDKFEPYETWNDYIEGSSKQVYFIKEDAKGNVYMLVSNNMLKNAPLECLVMKKQRKGFKVIRHPFAPLSPLIIDALGPVIEPVREHEIFFLIKDGLAHYDATLPKNYYQKFNTLLCNVKLTVPEDSLLYGGGDMRLPAKVRSIGHTFNALRFKYAATFFQESDKIKFQYFLEGFDQEWSQWSKNNYKEYNYLPEGEYTFRVRARNIYDVIGKEASYRFIILPPWYRTKLAYTLYVVLSIGLVVLIARTNTKRLRKRNDQLVRMVDRRTEEVREQKREIEAQRDNLIELNQEVNQKNEEITAQNESLELKTYELKDAFEEIKRQNNDITASIAYAYRIQKAMLPLSTNIRKAFPQHFIFWRPREIVSGDFYWFTSVTTNESIKHIMAVVDCTGHGVPGAFMSLIGNDLLNNIVKANQIVSADSILNQLHRGVKMALKQESTQNDDGMDIGLVVVDEARQIMEFAGANHPLLYIQNGEMTVVRGNTYPIGRSQIVSNPKYGKQIIDISQPTTFYMFSDGYQDQFGGSKGKKFLRQRFWDLLYQIHELPMHAQKETLGITFSQWQQDFPQIDDVLVLGVKLSL